The Elaeis guineensis isolate ETL-2024a chromosome 5, EG11, whole genome shotgun sequence DNA segment GCTTTCGGGAATGCTTATCAAAATCCATCTGTTATGGGAACTCAAACACGGTTGATGGAGAATAGAAGTTCTGAACATGTCATGGATTTTCAGGATCCAAAAACTTCAACCATGCATCTAGATGCAGATCGTGGTACAGGTACCAATTATATGAGGCACAAGCATTTGAAAGACAAGAGAAAATATCCAGGCTTCAGTGGCACGTCTCGTAAGATGTCCCTACCTCCAGACTCGAGCACTTCATGTGCAACTTCCAAAGATGTTGATACCTCAGAAATGCTCAAGTCAGTAGAGGCTGAAGATGGTAGATCAAAGAAAGCAGAACAAAAGCAATACCGAGCTTTGTTTCAGAACAAGGAGTGCATGTGGGATCATCTCGAGCAGAGTGTTCGTGCAAGATGTAGTAGCTTTGAGTCATCTGTATCTCATGATGGAATGCCAACAGAGGGACATCGCAACAGTTTTTCAGGTAGATTTCCCGATGATATCCAGTCCACCTATCAATCTCGTCATGTTCCCCACTCATGTCGACTCCCTTGCACCATTTTTACCGATTTACCTGCATCAGCCAGCAATCTTCTTGGAGAAAAGAAAGTTCAGGTCACCAATGCAGAAGGCCAAAATAGGAAACATGACCAATTTACTCGCAATTTTTGTGAGCAATTTCAAGTTAATAAAGATGATAAATTAGGTCAAGCTGAAGAAAAGGCAACCACTGCAAAAGGAACAAAATTGCCTGACTGTTTGTCAAGTGCTGGTCCAACTTCTACAAGCAGAAGTTCATGGGAAGATTCATCTTTACAACAATCAAAATCACTTGCATGTCCAGAAAGGTCTGATGAGGACAAGGCAACTGCAACTAACAAAGGTAGGCGCAGCCCATTTAAGAGGATATTAGATCCATTACTTAAGCCAAAGAACCACATTTATTTTTCTGGACCAATTGCAGCCTCATCCATTCATAACTCTCAAAAGCTAAATGATGCTGGTAAGCCTCTGATGAGGGAAGAATTAGCATTATCATATGGGCCACGCAACTCATCTGATACAGGCCTTAATTTCATTTGGCATTCACAGGAAAATCTGAACTCCTCACATAAGGTGCTCAACAATAGCAGAGGGTCACAGAAAGATGAGGGGCAGTTGGCTTCAACAAGGCAAGCTCTTTTGCAACTGGCTTGGAAGAATGGACTACCTCTGTTTATGTTctcatctagtgatagtgatatTCTTGCAGCCACAGTGAGTAAGAAAAGCATATCTAATAACGACAATTGCAAATGCATTTATACAATATTCTCTGTTCATGAAGTTAAGAAGAAAAGTGGAATGTGGATTAACCCTACAAGCAAGACTAAGAAACATGGGCTGCTCTCTAATGTCATTGGCCAGTTGAAGGTTTCATGTTCCATGCTCACCAATCATGATTCCAAGAGCCATTCTGTTGTGAGAGAATTTGTTTTGTTTGGTTCTGAGATGGCACCAACATCCCATAAATCTGTTAGTTCTCTGTGTAATAATGAGCTTGCAGCCATAATTGCCCAGGATCCTCGAGAGAAGCCGGAAAGTTCTAGGGTTCATTTAGTACACTGCAGCAAATGCAAGTACTCGTCACCAGTAAATTTGGAAGAAAATGTATGTTCCCGTTGCGCACGAGGTGGTCAGCAGGTTGATCAGAATAATGGCAATTCATCCGTATCTACAGTTATAGCCATACTTCCAAGTGGGGTTCATGGCTTGTCAGATAAAGGAGAACCCTCCCCTTTGATCCAAAGATGGAAATCAGGCGGAACGTGCGATTGTGGTGGCTGGGATGAAGGTTGCATGCTAACTGTCCTGACTGACAATCAAGAGAAAAGGAGCTCGGATTTGGTCCAAGCTAGTTGCACCACTGATGGTACTCACCGATTTGAATTGTTCGTTCAGGTATGGCAATTAGATTTTTACTACTTTTTTTGTGGGATAGATTCTTTGCTATTTAAAGTTTATCAGTTGAACTTACTAGCTTGTATAATTCGATCTTTCTCAGGGTGGGTCTCATGAGAGCAAACATGCCTTCAGTATGGTTTCTTTCAAAGAGGGACTGTATACAGTTGATTTCAGGTCA contains these protein-coding regions:
- the LOC105046322 gene encoding uncharacterized protein isoform X1, with the translated sequence MTSTMQTDEAAHGETRVMESGAQERRNSLQHQFSKSSKERELHPRQIRHIKMREKDKALKTAKLNVMTVSDLQASSVGSVSSMPSGSYQKPWPSTKAAGAEELVKHMSKVPSYLQRMETRDSIQEKALNVGVLDWGLLEKWTYHQKQMANERGENSSSTCDQSFSFSTFGSSVQSHGSTGSPIPRRKQSAFGNAYQNPSVMGTQTRLMENRSSEHVMDFQDPKTSTMHLDADRGTGTNYMRHKHLKDKRKYPGFSGTSRKMSLPPDSSTSCATSKDVDTSEMLKSVEAEDGRSKKAEQKQYRALFQNKECMWDHLEQSVRARCSSFESSVSHDGMPTEGHRNSFSGRFPDDIQSTYQSRHVPHSCRLPCTIFTDLPASASNLLGEKKVQVTNAEGQNRKHDQFTRNFCEQFQVNKDDKLGQAEEKATTAKGTKLPDCLSSAGPTSTSRSSWEDSSLQQSKSLACPERSDEDKATATNKGRRSPFKRILDPLLKPKNHIYFSGPIAASSIHNSQKLNDAGKPLMREELALSYGPRNSSDTGLNFIWHSQENLNSSHKVLNNSRGSQKDEGQLASTRQALLQLAWKNGLPLFMFSSSDSDILAATVSKKSISNNDNCKCIYTIFSVHEVKKKSGMWINPTSKTKKHGLLSNVIGQLKVSCSMLTNHDSKSHSVVREFVLFGSEMAPTSHKSVSSLCNNELAAIIAQDPREKPESSRVHLVHCSKCKYSSPVNLEENVCSRCARGGQQVDQNNGNSSVSTVIAILPSGVHGLSDKGEPSPLIQRWKSGGTCDCGGWDEGCMLTVLTDNQEKRSSDLVQASCTTDGTHRFELFVQGGSHESKHAFSMVSFKEGLYTVDFRSSIALPQAFAICIAIVHSRESTIRSVEGQTLQEHIIAENRRKVPGSYVPNHPPLSPVGRA
- the LOC105046322 gene encoding uncharacterized protein isoform X2, which produces MTSTMQTDEAAHGETRVMESGAQERRNSLQHQFSKSSKERELHPRQIRHIKMREKDKALKTAKLNVMTVSDLQASSVGSVSSMPSGSYQKPWPSTKAAGAEELVKHMSKVPSYLQRMETRDSIQEKALNVGVLDWGLLEKWTYHQKQMANERGSPIPRRKQSAFGNAYQNPSVMGTQTRLMENRSSEHVMDFQDPKTSTMHLDADRGTGTNYMRHKHLKDKRKYPGFSGTSRKMSLPPDSSTSCATSKDVDTSEMLKSVEAEDGRSKKAEQKQYRALFQNKECMWDHLEQSVRARCSSFESSVSHDGMPTEGHRNSFSGRFPDDIQSTYQSRHVPHSCRLPCTIFTDLPASASNLLGEKKVQVTNAEGQNRKHDQFTRNFCEQFQVNKDDKLGQAEEKATTAKGTKLPDCLSSAGPTSTSRSSWEDSSLQQSKSLACPERSDEDKATATNKGRRSPFKRILDPLLKPKNHIYFSGPIAASSIHNSQKLNDAGKPLMREELALSYGPRNSSDTGLNFIWHSQENLNSSHKVLNNSRGSQKDEGQLASTRQALLQLAWKNGLPLFMFSSSDSDILAATVSKKSISNNDNCKCIYTIFSVHEVKKKSGMWINPTSKTKKHGLLSNVIGQLKVSCSMLTNHDSKSHSVVREFVLFGSEMAPTSHKSVSSLCNNELAAIIAQDPREKPESSRVHLVHCSKCKYSSPVNLEENVCSRCARGGQQVDQNNGNSSVSTVIAILPSGVHGLSDKGEPSPLIQRWKSGGTCDCGGWDEGCMLTVLTDNQEKRSSDLVQASCTTDGTHRFELFVQGGSHESKHAFSMVSFKEGLYTVDFRSSIALPQAFAICIAIVHSRESTIRSVEGQTLQEHIIAENRRKVPGSYVPNHPPLSPVGRA